One Candidatus Acidiferrales bacterium genomic region harbors:
- a CDS encoding HAD-IA family hydrolase has translation MARREKKNRELLIVFDLDGVLVDVRRSYRRTIAEVTRAFTGETPSQREIQALKDEGGYNDDWKLTHTLVRRRGRNVTRGDIKRLFQRIYLGKNFSGRIADERLMIRPGLVRALAGKAPLAVFTGRQRREARHTLKKFGLWPYVSQMVCTGECVPKPHPDGLQKIIRRFPTRRVIYLGDNIDDAISSRRARAEFFAVIAYGGSKRARAKMFRRAGARAVLRSPNGISRYI, from the coding sequence GTGGCGCGGCGAGAAAAGAAAAACCGAGAACTGCTGATTGTCTTTGACCTGGACGGCGTGCTGGTGGACGTCCGTCGTTCTTACCGGCGAACCATTGCCGAGGTGACCCGCGCCTTTACCGGCGAGACCCCCTCGCAACGAGAAATCCAGGCCCTTAAGGACGAAGGCGGGTACAACGACGATTGGAAACTAACCCATACGCTGGTGCGCCGCCGCGGACGGAATGTCACCCGAGGCGACATCAAGCGGCTCTTCCAGCGCATCTACCTCGGAAAAAATTTCAGCGGGCGCATTGCTGATGAACGTTTGATGATCCGGCCCGGCCTCGTTCGCGCGCTCGCCGGGAAGGCACCGCTCGCCGTGTTCACCGGCCGGCAACGTCGCGAGGCCCGCCACACCCTCAAGAAGTTTGGCCTCTGGCCCTACGTTTCCCAGATGGTCTGCACCGGCGAATGCGTCCCCAAACCCCATCCTGACGGACTCCAAAAAATCATTCGCCGGTTTCCCACAAGGCGAGTGATCTACCTCGGCGACAACATTGACGACGCTATCTCGAGCCGCCGCGCTCGAGCCGAATTCTTTGCCGTCATCGCCTATGGCGGTTCGAAGCGCGCTCGCGCCAAAATGTTTCGCCGCGCCGGCGCTCGAGCTGTCCTCCGCTCCCCCAACGGAATCAGCCGCTATATATGA
- a CDS encoding helix-turn-helix transcriptional regulator, with translation MPLASLAKSWLTWTAVPKEKPKVNIGQIIRSYRAERGLSQGDIEKRTGLLRCYLSRVENSHTVPSLETLAKIAEAMEISLADFFPGDELRPERPERHTLSELNENELRFLTQIKKYSTGLSDGDKRLVLSMVRKMAAAVGR, from the coding sequence ATGCCGCTGGCGTCTCTCGCCAAATCCTGGTTAACCTGGACAGCGGTGCCGAAAGAGAAACCGAAAGTCAACATCGGCCAGATCATCCGAAGCTACCGCGCCGAGCGGGGGCTTTCTCAGGGTGACATCGAAAAGCGGACCGGTCTTCTCCGCTGCTATCTGTCGCGCGTCGAAAACAGCCACACCGTGCCTTCGCTTGAAACGCTGGCCAAGATCGCTGAGGCCATGGAAATTTCTCTGGCGGATTTCTTCCCCGGAGATGAGTTGCGCCCCGAGCGGCCCGAGCGCCACACCCTCTCGGAGCTGAACGAAAACGAGTTGCGCTTCTTGACCCAAATCAAGAAGTACTCGACCGGGCTGAGCGACGGCGACAAGCGCTTGGTGCTTTCGATGGTGCGGAAGATGGCCGCGGCGGTTGGCCGATAG
- a CDS encoding hotdog domain-containing protein — protein MSAEDSATHRIPLAVGLEASVTEEVRFERTIASYDGKLPPVWATPAMIGLMEVAAARAVQPALSPGQLTVGTEIHVRHLKAVMLGAQVTAHARLTAIGDRFLTFDVEAKNGEEVVGKGQVMRAIVDFNRFVARLA, from the coding sequence ATGAGCGCCGAAGATTCCGCTACCCATCGCATCCCACTCGCCGTCGGCCTCGAAGCCAGTGTGACGGAGGAAGTCCGCTTTGAGCGAACGATTGCGAGTTACGACGGCAAGCTGCCGCCCGTCTGGGCCACGCCGGCGATGATTGGCCTGATGGAGGTGGCTGCCGCCCGGGCCGTCCAGCCGGCGCTCTCACCCGGCCAACTCACCGTGGGAACGGAAATCCACGTCCGGCATTTGAAAGCGGTCATGCTCGGCGCCCAGGTCACGGCGCACGCCAGGCTCACCGCCATCGGCGACCGTTTTCTAACCTTTGATGTCGAAGCGAAGAACGGCGAGGAAGTGGTGGGAAAGGGTCAGGTCATGCGCGCGATTGTGGACTTCAACCGCTTCGTCGCCCGCCTGGCATGA
- the hemL gene encoding glutamate-1-semialdehyde 2,1-aminomutase, whose protein sequence is MNRKRSLALFQKALELLPGGVNSPVRAFRAVGGDPLFFERGAGAYLYDVDGNAFLDYVGSWGPLILGHGHPEVVAALQKALHAGTSFGACTPAEVELAERIREALPGMERVRLTNSGTEATMSAIRVARAFTRRDTIIKFEGCYHGHADYLLVKAGSGVATLGLPDSPGVPAEFTRFTLALPFNDLAAVERALETRKGEIAAVIVEPVAGNMGCVPPRSDRGAPEKGFLEGLRELTRKHGALLIMDEVMTGFRVAYGGAQERFGVQGDLTTLGKIIGGGLPVGAYGGRQEIMSLVAPEGPVYQAGTLSGNPLTVTAGIATLRLLRQAGIYPELERRSTKLAEGLRQAAQKAGVAATVNQVGSMFTLFFTPQTVTNWDTAKTADTARFGGFFRAMLERGVYLPPSQFEAAFVSLAHTEEDIERTIAAAEASLGSLDEENRKEKRENRN, encoded by the coding sequence ATGAATCGCAAGCGCTCCCTTGCTTTGTTTCAAAAAGCTCTCGAGTTGCTCCCCGGGGGAGTCAATTCCCCCGTGCGTGCCTTTCGCGCCGTGGGGGGCGACCCGCTGTTTTTCGAACGCGGGGCCGGGGCTTATCTTTACGACGTGGATGGCAACGCCTTTCTCGACTACGTTGGCTCCTGGGGCCCGCTCATCCTGGGCCACGGCCATCCCGAGGTGGTGGCGGCGCTTCAAAAAGCGCTCCACGCCGGGACAAGCTTCGGAGCATGCACGCCGGCCGAGGTTGAGCTTGCCGAACGGATCCGGGAAGCCCTTCCGGGGATGGAAAGGGTGCGGTTGACCAATTCCGGCACGGAAGCAACGATGTCGGCCATCCGCGTGGCTCGCGCCTTTACCCGCCGCGACACCATTATCAAATTCGAAGGCTGCTACCACGGTCACGCCGACTATCTGCTGGTCAAGGCTGGCTCGGGCGTGGCCACGCTGGGCTTGCCGGATAGCCCGGGTGTGCCGGCGGAGTTCACCCGCTTTACGCTCGCTTTGCCCTTTAACGATCTGGCTGCCGTCGAGCGGGCGTTGGAGACGCGGAAAGGAGAGATCGCGGCCGTGATTGTCGAGCCGGTGGCGGGCAACATGGGCTGCGTGCCGCCCCGATCCGATCGAGGCGCGCCGGAAAAAGGTTTCCTCGAAGGCTTGCGCGAGCTGACGCGCAAACACGGCGCGCTGCTCATCATGGATGAGGTCATGACCGGCTTCCGCGTCGCTTATGGCGGGGCACAGGAGCGGTTCGGCGTGCAGGGTGACCTGACCACGCTCGGAAAAATCATTGGCGGTGGACTGCCGGTGGGTGCTTATGGCGGCCGCCAAGAAATCATGTCTCTGGTGGCGCCGGAGGGGCCGGTCTATCAGGCCGGAACCCTTTCGGGAAATCCGCTGACCGTCACGGCGGGCATCGCCACGTTGCGGTTGCTGAGGCAAGCGGGAATCTATCCGGAACTCGAAAGGCGAAGCACGAAGCTTGCCGAAGGGCTCCGCCAAGCAGCGCAAAAAGCGGGAGTCGCCGCCACAGTCAATCAAGTCGGCTCGATGTTCACGCTTTTCTTTACCCCTCAAACGGTAACCAACTGGGATACGGCCAAGACGGCGGACACCGCTCGTTTCGGCGGGTTCTTCCGGGCCATGCTCGAGCGCGGCGTCTATTTGCCCCCGTCCCAATTTGAGGCGGCGTTTGTCTCCCTGGCTCACACTGAGGAAGATATCGAGCGGACGATCGCCGCGGCCGAGGCGAGCCTCGGAAGCTTGGACGAAGAGAATAGAAAAGAGAAAAGAGAAAACAGAAACTAG
- a CDS encoding FAD-dependent monooxygenase gives MEHIAIIGAGPAGAFCGEQLARAGACVTLFDKRGAWEKPCGGGLTPKAVETYPFLLQVPHPKKEVSDVELIADEGLRARLHLGKPIVIYAREVLNRMLLERAMAAGCRMVQEHISQLDFNGRVRLLGPAVDETADFAVIAAGARNPLVPDGERLSPNDLELTVGYFLPLEESLVRIQFVRDFAGYLWSFPRVDHLSVGICGKMLANTAASLRAKLDRFLKQEGLDFRQRKLYSHVLPSPQASTLRQRRLVGYRWALIGDAAGWVDPITGEGLYYALRSADLLAQSLMVGDVEGYPRRLLEDFGRDLIAGAEIAHRFFFGRFLGRSVTTRMIQFTRRSASFRKLMEDLFSGTLGYRALKRRLWSSLLLNLAEMTASFLASAARFGVR, from the coding sequence ATGGAGCACATCGCCATCATTGGTGCGGGCCCGGCTGGCGCCTTCTGCGGCGAGCAGCTTGCCCGGGCGGGCGCGTGTGTCACCCTGTTTGACAAACGCGGCGCGTGGGAAAAACCGTGCGGTGGCGGGTTGACTCCCAAGGCGGTGGAAACCTATCCCTTCCTTCTGCAAGTGCCCCATCCCAAAAAAGAAGTCAGTGACGTCGAGTTGATCGCTGACGAGGGGCTGCGTGCCCGCCTCCATCTTGGCAAGCCGATTGTCATCTATGCGCGCGAGGTGCTGAACCGGATGCTGCTGGAGCGGGCGATGGCCGCCGGCTGCCGCATGGTTCAGGAGCATATCTCTCAACTCGATTTCAACGGTCGGGTGCGGCTGCTCGGGCCGGCGGTGGACGAGACAGCCGACTTCGCGGTCATTGCCGCCGGAGCGCGGAACCCGCTGGTGCCCGACGGCGAAAGACTTTCGCCGAACGACCTCGAACTGACCGTCGGCTACTTCCTGCCGCTCGAAGAAAGCTTGGTGCGCATCCAGTTTGTGCGCGATTTTGCCGGCTACCTCTGGTCGTTCCCGCGCGTGGACCATCTCTCCGTCGGCATCTGCGGCAAGATGCTAGCCAACACCGCCGCCAGCCTGCGCGCCAAGCTCGACCGGTTCTTGAAGCAGGAAGGGCTTGATTTCAGGCAGCGGAAACTCTACAGCCACGTCCTGCCTTCTCCCCAGGCCAGCACGCTGCGCCAGCGCCGCCTGGTGGGCTACCGGTGGGCGCTTATCGGCGACGCAGCCGGCTGGGTGGACCCGATTACGGGGGAAGGGCTGTACTATGCGCTGCGCAGCGCCGACCTTTTGGCTCAGTCGCTGATGGTCGGTGACGTAGAAGGTTATCCGCGGCGGCTGCTCGAAGATTTTGGCCGCGATTTGATCGCCGGCGCTGAGATTGCCCACCGCTTTTTCTTTGGCCGCTTCCTTGGCCGCTCGGTTACCACCCGCATGATTCAGTTCACCCGTCGCAGCGCGAGTTTCCGAAAACTGATGGAAGACCTGTTTAGCGGCACGCTGGGCTATCGCGCGCTGAAGCGCCGGCTGTGGTCGAGTCTGCTCCTGAACCTGGCTGAGATGACCGCCAGCTTCCTTGCTTCGGCTGCCCGTTTCGGAGTCCGATGA
- a CDS encoding adenylyltransferase/cytidyltransferase family protein: protein MGKVIARDALLIRRAQWKRKGKRVVFTNGVFNLLTPGHVRLLEKAKAHGDLLIVAINSDASARRIKGHDRYLVPENERAEILSALEAVDFVMVFEEDTPVEIIQALLPDVLVKGGWPLDQIVGRKEVEASGGEVYSYPLEPSPSTTDLIHRIQSLPGQP from the coding sequence TTGGGAAAAGTCATCGCCCGGGACGCGCTGCTGATCCGGAGAGCGCAGTGGAAACGCAAGGGGAAACGAGTAGTCTTTACCAACGGCGTTTTCAACCTGCTCACCCCGGGCCATGTGCGCTTGCTTGAGAAAGCGAAGGCGCATGGCGACCTCCTGATCGTCGCCATCAACAGTGATGCGAGCGCGCGAAGAATCAAAGGCCATGACCGGTACCTCGTCCCTGAGAACGAGCGCGCGGAGATACTGAGCGCGCTTGAGGCGGTGGATTTTGTGATGGTGTTTGAGGAAGACACGCCGGTTGAGATCATCCAGGCTCTGCTGCCCGATGTTCTTGTAAAAGGCGGCTGGCCGCTCGACCAGATTGTGGGCCGGAAGGAAGTCGAAGCATCGGGCGGAGAAGTCTATTCCTACCCGCTTGAACCTTCCCCATCCACGACGGACTTGATTCACCGCATTCAGTCCCTCCCGGGCCAGCCATGA